A DNA window from Chryseobacterium sp. MEBOG06 contains the following coding sequences:
- the kdsB gene encoding 3-deoxy-manno-octulosonate cytidylyltransferase: MKIIAVIPARYEASRFPGKLMQILGEKTVITTTYQNVVETGLFDEVFVATDSEIILDEIIKHGGKAVMTGQHETGSDRIAEAVQNIECDIVINVQGDEPFLKLEPLKQLIEVFKNDEKQEVSLASLKIQLFEKEEVENPNNVKVITDNNGFALYFSRSVIPFHREVSYDISYFKHIGVYAFRKEALLQFSKLEMKPLEISEKIECIRYLEYGMKIKMIETNFIGVGIDTPEDLEKARKLI; the protein is encoded by the coding sequence ATGAAAATAATCGCTGTTATCCCTGCACGTTATGAAGCAAGCCGCTTTCCGGGGAAACTGATGCAGATTCTGGGAGAAAAAACCGTTATCACTACAACTTACCAGAATGTAGTGGAAACAGGGCTGTTTGATGAAGTATTTGTGGCTACAGATTCTGAAATTATTTTAGATGAAATTATAAAACACGGAGGAAAAGCTGTCATGACAGGACAGCATGAAACAGGAAGCGACCGTATTGCCGAAGCCGTTCAGAACATTGAATGTGACATTGTAATCAATGTTCAGGGAGATGAACCTTTTCTCAAACTGGAGCCTTTAAAACAACTGATCGAAGTATTTAAAAATGACGAGAAACAGGAGGTTTCGTTGGCTTCCTTAAAAATACAGTTGTTTGAAAAAGAAGAAGTTGAAAACCCGAATAATGTAAAAGTCATTACGGATAACAATGGCTTTGCCTTATATTTTAGCCGTTCTGTAATTCCTTTTCACAGAGAAGTTTCTTATGATATAAGTTATTTTAAACATATTGGGGTGTACGCTTTCAGAAAAGAAGCATTACTGCAGTTTTCCAAATTGGAAATGAAACCTCTGGAGATCTCCGAAAAAATAGAATGTATCCGCTATCTTGAATATGGTATGAAAATCAAGATGATAGAAACCAATTTCATAGGAGTAGGTATTGATACCCCCGAAGATTTAGAAAAAGCAAGAAAGCTGATTTAA
- a CDS encoding phosphatase PAP2 family protein: MKKLRFLLLPVSILVCSQEVDTLKVTELPMEPELPKVQTYTLKDGTVRTYPKPKLLDFVTKLPRNFINTNKDFVAQDHAYYLGGAVAATLILLPFDQKLIDNSRELGERWGMDKDNNYTKLGGVFKIPKDIGSTLYLIGNGSTLVFLGIGFGAYGLIKNDYRAQATASGLMESLILSGVFTQTLKRITGRESPFIAEENGNKGGAWNPFPSFSAFGKNTSNYDAMPSGHLTTFMAGITVIADNYPDARWIKPVGYTLAGALCFQMMQSKVHWASDYPLALLMGYFIGKTISKSRYTSSEGTVGTTKYKLNFIASRQWEYNMAGVKLSF; this comes from the coding sequence ATGAAAAAATTACGATTTCTGCTATTGCCAGTATCTATATTGGTGTGCTCGCAAGAGGTGGATACATTAAAGGTAACAGAATTACCAATGGAGCCTGAATTACCAAAGGTTCAAACTTATACTTTAAAAGACGGTACCGTAAGAACTTATCCTAAACCTAAACTATTGGATTTTGTGACCAAACTACCAAGAAACTTTATTAATACCAATAAAGATTTTGTAGCACAGGATCATGCCTATTATCTGGGAGGGGCAGTTGCCGCAACCTTGATTCTTTTACCCTTTGACCAGAAATTAATTGACAATTCAAGGGAGCTTGGGGAAAGATGGGGTATGGATAAGGATAATAACTATACCAAACTTGGCGGCGTCTTTAAAATACCAAAGGACATAGGATCTACCTTGTATCTGATAGGAAACGGCTCTACGCTTGTCTTTCTTGGAATAGGTTTCGGAGCTTATGGTTTGATCAAAAATGATTACAGAGCGCAGGCTACCGCCAGTGGATTAATGGAAAGTTTAATCCTTTCCGGAGTTTTCACCCAAACCCTTAAAAGAATTACCGGAAGAGAAAGCCCGTTTATTGCAGAAGAAAATGGCAATAAAGGAGGTGCCTGGAATCCGTTTCCAAGTTTTTCAGCATTTGGCAAGAATACCTCTAATTATGATGCAATGCCCTCAGGACATTTAACCACCTTTATGGCTGGTATTACTGTGATTGCAGATAATTATCCGGATGCAAGATGGATAAAGCCGGTAGGATATACCCTGGCAGGAGCTTTGTGCTTTCAGATGATGCAGAGTAAAGTTCACTGGGCTTCAGATTATCCTTTAGCTTTATTAATGGGATATTTTATAGGAAAAACAATATCAAAAAGCAGATATACCAGTTCAGAGGGTACTGTAGGAACTACAAAATATAAACTCAACTTTATAGCATCCCGCCAATGGGAATATAATATGGCAGGGGTGAAACTTTCTTTTTAA